One stretch of Nitrososphaerota archaeon DNA includes these proteins:
- a CDS encoding DUF2283 domain-containing protein encodes MDRQDGKEDVLYISVGKPRAADDSIEPREGVVLRTRKGELVGITIVRLKGRLAASLG; translated from the coding sequence TTGGACCGACAAGACGGGAAGGAGGACGTCCTGTACATCTCGGTCGGGAAGCCGAGGGCGGCCGACGACTCGATCGAACCCCGGGAAGGCGTCGTCTTGAGGACGAGGAAGGGAGAGCTTGTGGGCATTACCATAGTCAGGTTGAAGGGTCGCCTTGCCGCATCCCTGGGATGA